The following proteins are encoded in a genomic region of Reichenbachiella sp.:
- a CDS encoding SusC/RagA family TonB-linked outer membrane protein, producing MKKFLLLTSVVCTMVSSVWAQSTIKGTVSSEGEKLPGVSVLVEGSAAGTVTDIDGNYSVDVPSGSNTLIFTFIGMATEKVEIGGRSVIDVSMKADVQQLSEVVVTALGVERDQASLGYAIQEVDGAAVTTAKEDNFIRSLSGKVAGINVKASSTMGGGTNILIRGNTSLTGSNQPLFVVDGVPINNSSYNSSGQLSGGGGYDFGNSAADINPENIETISVLKGGSASALYGSRASNGVVMITTKRAKTGVTKVNISSGVTFSKIDESTFHSYQNEYGGGYSDSFPTFTYDSSSHPDYLAGSDGDPYVETYADESWGPRFDGSMVRHWDSWDPTDTENFGQLRAWEASPNGIEHLFKTGVALNNNISVEAGTAKNSMRASFTDYRVDGTLPNSELNRRTFNVTAVSQITEKLKSTLSANLVRSEAVGRAGTGYSDNDGVSIMASFGNWHQRQLDLSRMEKWKNDDGVQRSWNRNGPTNPNPAYWDNPYWTRNENIQNDQRDRIYGKYELTYKALDWLSITGRAGIDQTKYTREWKIAKGGVVEYVGRGAFPGYWVGRDFEKQQNYDLFASFEKYFDDSKFSLGGMLGANWRQQDWERAYLGTSDGLVMPNIYSINNSVNDIIGYDDYIQQRKDHAYFGSVNIGYADMVFLEATYRNEHSSTLNDPFGYYSLSGSFVFSELPALSSFSALSFGKLRASYAKTGNAAGMFRTNTAFQYVAGEKQNGLPTYYMQQYINNPNLKPEQTLDFEVGADLKFFENRLGIDFAWYSRVSSDQLLSTPIAGSSGSRWYYTNTGEIENKGIELAINATPVKIGKFSWDINVNFSKYTNKVTDLPESLENIEIGSLYELKLQHIKGEDYGSFVGRDYVYNDAGQRVIDEDGTYALSDPKVLGSVVPDWEMGIGTTVNYAGFSASVLFDIRKGGEIYSQAHRWLKTTGNHAETVGTNDLGNPIRNDYHDMIDDDNGNQIANPAQGGIILDGVTADGSPNDTRISAYTYSNDGENPESASIFDGGYVKLRELSLGYTLPRSLLSNTPFNNVSISVVGRNLAILSKSFDADPEISYGVGNVQGLDWGMLPRERTFGFKVNLGIGK from the coding sequence ATGAAAAAGTTTTTACTATTGACATCTGTCGTGTGTACGATGGTGTCGAGCGTGTGGGCACAAAGCACGATCAAAGGAACAGTATCATCGGAAGGAGAAAAACTTCCTGGGGTATCTGTATTGGTAGAGGGTTCTGCCGCCGGCACCGTCACGGACATCGACGGAAACTACTCAGTGGATGTTCCATCAGGAAGCAATACACTGATTTTTACATTCATTGGCATGGCAACCGAGAAAGTGGAGATAGGAGGCCGATCTGTGATAGATGTATCTATGAAAGCTGATGTTCAACAACTATCTGAAGTGGTTGTAACTGCCTTGGGGGTTGAACGAGATCAGGCTTCATTGGGCTATGCAATTCAAGAAGTAGATGGAGCAGCCGTTACTACCGCCAAGGAGGACAACTTTATTCGATCGCTGTCGGGCAAAGTAGCAGGTATCAACGTTAAGGCTTCTTCTACCATGGGAGGTGGAACCAATATTTTGATTCGTGGTAATACCTCACTTACCGGTAGCAACCAGCCTTTATTCGTAGTAGATGGAGTACCGATCAACAACTCTTCTTACAATTCGAGCGGTCAGTTGTCAGGAGGTGGTGGATATGATTTTGGTAACTCTGCAGCCGATATTAACCCGGAGAATATTGAAACCATTTCAGTATTAAAAGGTGGTAGTGCCTCTGCACTTTATGGATCCAGAGCTTCCAATGGTGTAGTAATGATCACTACGAAGAGAGCCAAAACTGGTGTAACTAAAGTGAACATCAGCTCCGGAGTAACATTCTCCAAAATTGATGAATCAACGTTTCACTCCTACCAAAACGAATATGGTGGAGGTTACTCTGATTCATTTCCTACATTTACTTATGACTCTTCGTCACACCCTGATTACTTAGCCGGTTCCGATGGGGATCCATATGTAGAAACCTATGCCGACGAGAGCTGGGGGCCAAGATTTGATGGCTCCATGGTAAGACACTGGGACAGCTGGGACCCAACGGATACTGAGAATTTTGGACAATTGAGAGCATGGGAAGCATCGCCTAACGGTATTGAGCACCTGTTCAAAACTGGTGTGGCACTGAACAATAATATTTCAGTAGAAGCAGGAACAGCCAAAAACTCCATGAGAGCAAGTTTCACAGATTATAGAGTAGACGGCACACTTCCAAATAGTGAATTGAACAGAAGAACGTTCAACGTCACTGCTGTTTCGCAAATCACAGAAAAACTAAAATCTACTCTCAGCGCAAACTTAGTTCGTTCTGAAGCTGTAGGTAGAGCGGGTACTGGATACTCAGACAATGATGGGGTCAGCATCATGGCATCATTTGGAAACTGGCATCAAAGACAATTGGACTTATCCAGAATGGAAAAATGGAAGAACGATGATGGTGTTCAGCGCTCTTGGAATAGAAATGGCCCTACAAATCCGAACCCTGCCTACTGGGACAACCCTTATTGGACACGAAATGAAAATATCCAAAATGATCAGCGGGACAGAATTTATGGAAAATATGAATTGACCTATAAGGCATTGGATTGGTTGTCAATCACAGGTAGAGCCGGTATAGATCAAACAAAGTATACACGTGAATGGAAAATTGCCAAAGGTGGCGTGGTCGAGTATGTAGGTCGTGGTGCGTTCCCGGGTTATTGGGTAGGTAGAGATTTCGAAAAGCAGCAAAACTATGATTTGTTCGCCAGCTTTGAGAAGTATTTCGATGACAGTAAGTTTTCACTAGGTGGTATGCTAGGTGCCAACTGGAGACAGCAAGATTGGGAAAGAGCTTACCTGGGAACGTCGGACGGTTTGGTGATGCCAAATATATATTCTATCAACAATTCAGTAAATGACATTATCGGATACGATGATTACATTCAACAGAGAAAGGACCACGCTTATTTTGGATCTGTAAATATTGGTTACGCTGACATGGTGTTTTTGGAAGCCACTTATCGAAATGAGCACTCGTCTACATTGAATGATCCGTTTGGCTATTATTCATTGTCAGGTTCATTTGTGTTTTCTGAACTGCCAGCGTTGAGTTCTTTCTCAGCACTTTCGTTTGGTAAGTTGAGAGCGAGTTATGCCAAAACTGGAAACGCGGCGGGAATGTTCAGAACGAACACAGCATTTCAGTACGTAGCTGGAGAAAAGCAAAATGGCCTTCCTACTTACTATATGCAGCAGTATATCAACAACCCAAATTTGAAACCTGAACAAACACTTGATTTTGAAGTTGGTGCTGATCTTAAGTTCTTTGAAAACAGATTGGGAATCGATTTTGCATGGTACAGTAGAGTAAGTTCTGACCAATTGCTGTCTACGCCAATTGCCGGCTCATCTGGTTCTAGATGGTATTACACCAATACAGGTGAAATTGAAAACAAGGGAATTGAATTGGCGATAAACGCCACGCCAGTGAAAATCGGAAAGTTCTCCTGGGATATCAATGTAAACTTCTCCAAGTACACCAACAAGGTAACAGACTTACCAGAAAGTTTGGAGAACATTGAGATTGGATCACTTTATGAACTTAAACTACAGCACATCAAAGGTGAAGATTATGGGAGTTTTGTAGGTAGAGATTATGTATATAATGATGCCGGTCAGAGAGTAATCGATGAAGATGGCACCTATGCGTTGTCAGATCCGAAAGTACTAGGTAGTGTCGTTCCTGATTGGGAAATGGGGATTGGTACTACTGTAAATTATGCAGGGTTTAGTGCCAGCGTACTTTTTGATATCAGAAAAGGTGGAGAGATTTACTCTCAGGCACACAGATGGTTGAAAACTACAGGAAACCATGCAGAAACGGTGGGCACGAATGACCTGGGCAACCCGATCAGAAATGATTACCATGACATGATTGATGACGACAACGGTAACCAAATTGCTAACCCTGCTCAAGGTGGAATCATACTAGATGGTGTAACTGCAGATGGTAGCCCTAATGATACCCGTATTAGTGCTTACACTTACAGTAACGACGGAGAAAATCCAGAATCAGCTTCGATTTTCGATGGCGGTTACGTGAAGCTGAGAGAATTATCTTTAGGCTACACCCTACCAAGATCGCTCCTCAGCAACACACCTTTTAACAATGTGAGTATTTCAGTGGTAGGTAGAAACCTGGCCATTTTAAGTAAATCATTCGATGCCGATCCAGAGATTTCTTATGGAGTGGGTAATGTTCAAGGCCTTGACTGGGGTATGCTACCTCGAGAAAGAACCTTTGGATTTAAGGTGAACCTAGGCATTGGAAAATAA
- a CDS encoding SusD/RagB family nutrient-binding outer membrane lipoprotein, translating to MKRINKWLVSLLTVVLVSCTDDFQEINQDDRFPSVVDPAYILSGIQIDAMERYVFTSDLFNNQTGGIVQYFAKHLYTNENIYNFRGTMFDSYWGQHYNALSRIREAAKMVETPPYQIADEGTKTNQKAIFEIMEVWTWTQITDQFGDVPYTDALTGLDGLQPSYTPQSEIYPDLINRLTKTIADINGSESNDSFGDSDLFLAGDASAWARFANSLKLRLGMRIIDANPTLGASTVNEALSDPLISSYEESVQFSFGKTTNRSPLRRTNDGGTAGWEDVVACKTFTDIVNDRNDPRRSSMLYDWSHEPYSGYPVTDVAYPNLNSTAGGGYYEWAFLGWNFRSFDRDESDGVWPHNVMDFAEVSFLLAEAVERGFTSPVGQTAEEHYNDGVTSSMRYHTYYGDGWQTITDADIAAYLAQPNVAYTNAASGATWQEKIGIQKYISFYPYGSEAFSEQRRLDFPVLTPPTKGGVQMSQSDIPVRLPYPTNEVLLNSENTAVAIDRIGGENNMTSRVWWDVN from the coding sequence ATGAAAAGAATAAATAAATGGCTCGTGTCACTGCTGACAGTGGTGCTTGTCTCATGTACAGATGATTTTCAAGAAATAAATCAGGATGATAGATTTCCAAGCGTTGTAGACCCTGCTTACATTTTAAGCGGTATTCAAATAGACGCTATGGAGAGATACGTATTTACAAGTGACCTGTTCAATAATCAAACAGGAGGAATAGTACAGTACTTTGCAAAGCATCTCTATACCAATGAGAACATATACAACTTTCGAGGAACTATGTTCGATTCCTACTGGGGTCAACATTATAATGCACTTTCAAGAATCCGAGAAGCGGCTAAAATGGTTGAAACCCCTCCTTATCAAATTGCTGATGAAGGAACGAAGACTAATCAAAAAGCAATTTTTGAAATCATGGAGGTATGGACCTGGACACAGATTACTGATCAGTTTGGAGATGTACCTTACACAGATGCTTTAACAGGATTGGATGGATTGCAACCCTCTTACACACCGCAATCTGAAATCTATCCTGATTTAATCAATAGACTGACAAAGACTATAGCCGATATCAATGGCTCTGAGTCTAATGACAGCTTCGGTGATTCAGACTTGTTTTTAGCGGGCGATGCATCGGCATGGGCACGCTTTGCTAACTCACTGAAGCTAAGGCTTGGCATGAGAATAATTGATGCCAATCCAACTTTGGGAGCGTCTACTGTCAATGAGGCACTAAGTGATCCACTCATCAGCTCTTATGAGGAAAGCGTTCAGTTTAGCTTTGGAAAAACCACGAACCGAAGCCCTCTGAGGAGAACGAATGACGGCGGAACTGCCGGATGGGAAGACGTAGTAGCTTGTAAGACTTTCACTGACATTGTCAATGATCGAAATGACCCAAGAAGATCTAGTATGCTATATGATTGGTCACACGAGCCTTATTCAGGTTATCCTGTAACTGACGTTGCTTATCCGAATTTGAATTCAACAGCAGGAGGAGGTTACTATGAGTGGGCCTTCTTAGGTTGGAATTTCAGAAGCTTTGATAGAGATGAGTCCGATGGCGTGTGGCCGCATAACGTGATGGACTTTGCTGAGGTGTCTTTCTTGCTTGCAGAAGCTGTAGAAAGAGGCTTTACATCTCCAGTTGGACAAACAGCTGAAGAACACTACAATGATGGTGTTACATCGTCAATGAGATACCATACTTACTATGGTGATGGATGGCAAACCATTACAGATGCGGATATTGCTGCCTACCTGGCTCAACCAAATGTTGCGTATACCAATGCAGCCAGTGGAGCAACGTGGCAAGAAAAAATCGGTATTCAGAAATATATCTCATTTTACCCATACGGGTCAGAAGCATTTTCTGAGCAGAGAAGGTTAGACTTCCCTGTACTCACTCCTCCAACAAAAGGTGGAGTTCAGATGTCTCAATCAGACATCCCCGTACGCTTACCTTATCCTACTAATGAAGTACTGTTAAATTCTGAAAATACAGCAGTGGCTATTGATAGAATTGGTGGAGAAAATAACATGACCTCTAGAGTTTGGTGGGATGTGAATTAA
- a CDS encoding S8 family serine peptidase, giving the protein MNQLNLLILCLLTALNLSAQSVSSEHPLFQNRIVLNGSSQETSYISIIENGKSEISAVPSRKSIESAFNEEYIVKFKGSPRPSSSSRSTDKGLLNDEVIRRFGQFNKDIQALGTSSRSNEQSYAEVKQEYYKAFYGAHMRLSQNMLNLVRDLPYVEYVKEVKKYTASLDETVALVKADQIWENYNTKGEGITVGIIDTGIDYMHPALGEGFGAGYKVEGGYDFVNNDADPIDDHNHGTHVAGIVAANGDGLIGVAPEATLYALKALDSYGSGYDFQIIAAIEWSVDPNGDNNPSDKLDVVNMSLGGSGDAYDPLSEAVNAAVEMGVVFCVAAGNDYDFWQIGSPGTAELAITVGASNNYGELAGFSSKGPANGSFAIKPDLLAPGVNINSSVTNGGTSSYNGTSMATPHVAGLAALLLNVHPSWTPENVKSALVTTAESIGEEVMAEGSGQVDGMNAIQATSLLSLTNLSFGRNEINEAIWEKELNLTITNTGIEIENYAITDIDVISGITMIPSVYNFAIQPGNSASVEFTLKVDNAVFEMTSTPTRSYSDVINIQTNSKTIVVPWSFMSTSELTVMLDDPNYWVDIYVYNEDEFVWDWNSGDTDKYDGVTFKVPSGTYDVLAYNWDRDKFVLKENVEVSKSSTVEISKKDVTRKIDYSVQIEDGKTLSEKFKDSDSYFTNAILVSPQGYSFGIYGGSFENVRSSNFSSNYVLELKAGVKQYQVDNPEIYEVYFPNIKGLEKDVSLIVEESEIQEKTVVIDYPTDHLIDEVILFNHEYEVTPNGNYLPTWGGGNSIENIGVKSWSFSYFGNEQKMSSDSTIKGLTPSIYMEGGDQTYRIDNIAIKNGALGSIKDASNTQFFPGGSDAEVVVFGRGLFHPVYYGHRESVFPSYLTCQLGADLTNLYHLYYYGIGSNDYSCTGTLFWYDELISYEHYLYSVVGSSDPAFSPIRMHQLYLTDASGDVVPKLNTDGEGKLRFTLSNGSRNITSSKIVITNESETLSESFEAIQIGKEDSLFTFEVDIKAKEFGDHLSLEVFAIDSEEDSMRYVLGSGLDASSNHIPQIIDQNHVSVAFDEPYDLLMGDLKVVDKDHIYPFDHEISIQEDDNSLYTVSGLTITPTTDSKQAIDVNLNVSDGIDESEVFHFQLLVGNEKPEITGQKTVFVTLGESYEFSIEDLYIEDLDNTFPDDFTVEFVDDIWNKYYFERIGNSITPVNYNSNFIRVPIRIFDGMDFTPIYYFEIYTRSSLSTFEIVGQEDVIIERDSVFTMSMDYLKILDPEGEFPDNFSMTLNDSYGIEINGDEVYVTSESMVDLYLNVEVSNSSSDKQEYYFNIKVKDKPKINCFPYKVIDMGSYTTIDAWDLCIESYKPWYEVYYTIHEGENYTVSGDDIYPDENFYGTLSVKITANDGELDSDPAYATVVVQHIYSHLVPKIDGQKDISIKPNESRILSLEDLYMSNLKSSDEDYSIELSEGDDYSYKGSTVIPAESYLGEIMVPIRVVYHSTEAGDLYSNKYTLDIQVEEEAVEEEEEELLLDAPINQHAIVVYPNPVENELRIDLQNIKHVNSMSLVHVSGKEISELKTKNTGNNVIRVDVSSVKPGLYVLMIETSIGRNIHRVRIK; this is encoded by the coding sequence ATGAACCAACTCAATCTATTGATTCTGTGTTTGCTCACAGCATTGAACCTTTCCGCTCAAAGCGTTTCATCCGAACATCCACTTTTTCAAAACAGAATTGTATTAAACGGTTCTTCTCAAGAGACTAGTTACATCAGTATCATAGAAAATGGAAAATCTGAGATCTCAGCCGTACCTTCAAGAAAGTCTATAGAAAGTGCTTTTAATGAAGAATACATTGTAAAATTTAAAGGATCTCCAAGACCCAGTTCTTCATCGAGAAGTACAGATAAAGGCTTATTGAATGATGAAGTGATTAGAAGGTTCGGCCAATTTAATAAAGACATTCAAGCATTGGGTACTTCTTCAAGATCGAATGAACAGAGTTACGCAGAAGTAAAACAAGAATATTACAAGGCGTTTTATGGAGCGCATATGAGACTATCTCAAAATATGCTCAATCTGGTACGAGACTTGCCTTATGTGGAGTATGTGAAAGAAGTAAAAAAGTATACTGCTAGTTTGGATGAAACAGTTGCTTTAGTAAAGGCGGACCAAATATGGGAAAACTACAATACTAAAGGAGAAGGAATTACAGTAGGTATCATTGATACCGGAATCGATTATATGCACCCCGCTTTAGGAGAGGGTTTTGGAGCAGGTTATAAAGTTGAAGGTGGTTATGATTTTGTAAACAATGATGCAGACCCTATAGATGACCATAATCATGGAACCCATGTTGCTGGCATAGTAGCGGCAAATGGTGATGGATTAATCGGAGTGGCTCCCGAAGCTACTCTTTATGCTCTAAAAGCTTTGGATTCATACGGTTCTGGATATGACTTTCAGATTATAGCTGCTATTGAATGGTCAGTAGATCCCAACGGCGACAATAACCCTTCAGATAAGCTTGATGTAGTAAATATGAGTCTTGGCGGTTCAGGAGATGCCTATGACCCATTGTCAGAAGCCGTGAACGCGGCAGTAGAAATGGGTGTGGTATTTTGTGTAGCAGCTGGGAATGATTATGATTTCTGGCAAATAGGATCACCAGGCACTGCAGAGCTGGCCATTACTGTAGGAGCGTCTAATAATTATGGAGAATTGGCAGGGTTCAGTTCTAAGGGACCTGCAAATGGTAGTTTTGCAATTAAACCTGATTTACTTGCTCCTGGAGTCAATATCAATTCATCAGTCACCAATGGAGGTACAAGTTCATATAATGGCACTTCTATGGCTACACCTCACGTGGCAGGATTGGCAGCTTTACTTTTAAATGTACACCCCTCATGGACTCCTGAAAATGTTAAATCTGCACTAGTGACCACAGCCGAATCAATTGGTGAAGAAGTGATGGCTGAAGGATCAGGTCAGGTAGATGGAATGAATGCCATACAAGCAACCAGTTTACTATCCTTGACTAACCTAAGTTTTGGAAGAAATGAAATAAATGAAGCAATATGGGAGAAAGAATTAAACCTAACAATTACTAATACGGGAATAGAGATAGAAAACTATGCTATAACTGATATAGATGTGATTTCTGGTATAACGATGATACCATCTGTTTACAATTTTGCAATTCAACCTGGTAATTCGGCGAGCGTAGAGTTTACTTTAAAAGTAGATAATGCCGTTTTTGAAATGACCTCAACGCCTACGAGGTCATATTCGGATGTGATTAATATTCAGACAAATTCAAAAACTATCGTGGTACCATGGTCTTTTATGAGTACCTCTGAACTTACAGTGATGCTGGATGATCCTAATTATTGGGTGGATATATATGTGTACAATGAAGATGAGTTCGTTTGGGATTGGAATAGTGGAGATACTGACAAATATGATGGAGTAACATTCAAGGTGCCCAGTGGAACATATGATGTATTGGCCTACAATTGGGATCGGGACAAATTTGTATTGAAAGAAAATGTAGAAGTTAGTAAATCATCTACAGTTGAAATTTCGAAAAAAGATGTCACTAGAAAGATTGACTACTCTGTGCAAATTGAAGATGGTAAAACATTAAGTGAAAAGTTTAAAGACTCTGACTCTTACTTTACAAACGCCATTCTTGTATCTCCTCAAGGATATTCCTTTGGAATTTATGGAGGGTCATTCGAAAATGTTCGAAGCAGTAATTTTTCGTCGAATTATGTTTTAGAGCTGAAGGCAGGAGTCAAACAATATCAAGTAGACAACCCTGAGATTTATGAAGTGTATTTTCCAAATATAAAAGGGTTGGAAAAGGATGTTTCTTTAATAGTGGAAGAAAGTGAAATCCAAGAAAAAACCGTTGTCATTGATTATCCAACTGATCACTTAATAGATGAGGTAATTTTATTTAATCATGAGTATGAGGTAACTCCTAATGGAAATTATCTACCCACATGGGGTGGAGGAAACTCAATTGAAAATATTGGAGTTAAAAGTTGGTCATTTTCATACTTTGGGAATGAGCAAAAAATGAGTTCGGATAGTACAATTAAAGGATTAACTCCTTCTATATATATGGAAGGAGGTGATCAAACTTATCGCATAGATAATATTGCTATTAAAAATGGAGCATTGGGTTCGATAAAGGACGCTTCAAATACACAATTTTTTCCTGGAGGTTCGGATGCGGAAGTGGTAGTATTTGGAAGAGGACTGTTTCATCCGGTGTACTATGGGCATAGAGAGAGTGTGTTTCCAAGTTATCTTACCTGTCAACTTGGAGCCGACTTGACGAATTTATACCATTTGTATTACTATGGAATTGGGAGCAACGATTATTCTTGTACAGGCACTCTTTTTTGGTATGATGAGTTAATTTCATACGAACATTATTTATATAGTGTGGTTGGTTCTTCTGACCCAGCATTTTCACCTATCAGGATGCATCAACTATATCTCACTGACGCTTCTGGCGACGTGGTACCTAAGTTGAACACCGACGGCGAAGGAAAACTAAGATTCACGCTAAGTAATGGTAGTCGAAATATTACTTCTTCAAAAATTGTTATTACGAATGAAAGTGAAACCCTAAGCGAATCGTTTGAAGCCATTCAAATTGGAAAAGAAGATTCTCTATTTACATTTGAAGTTGACATTAAAGCAAAGGAGTTCGGTGATCATTTGTCTCTTGAAGTATTTGCAATAGATTCGGAAGAAGACTCAATGAGATATGTGTTGGGAAGCGGCCTGGATGCTTCTTCCAATCACATTCCCCAAATCATAGACCAAAATCACGTTTCTGTAGCTTTTGATGAACCATACGATTTGTTAATGGGTGATTTGAAAGTTGTAGATAAAGATCATATTTATCCATTTGATCATGAAATTTCTATTCAAGAAGACGACAATTCACTTTATACTGTATCGGGCCTTACTATCACACCTACGACTGATAGTAAGCAGGCTATTGATGTGAATTTGAATGTCTCAGATGGTATAGACGAAAGTGAGGTTTTTCATTTCCAATTGCTTGTAGGAAATGAAAAGCCTGAAATCACAGGTCAGAAAACGGTATTTGTTACATTAGGTGAGTCCTATGAGTTTTCCATTGAAGATTTATATATCGAAGACTTGGATAATACATTTCCTGATGATTTCACCGTCGAGTTTGTAGACGACATTTGGAATAAGTATTACTTCGAAAGAATTGGAAATTCTATTACTCCTGTGAATTATAATAGCAACTTTATCAGAGTTCCAATTAGAATATTCGATGGAATGGATTTCACACCTATTTACTATTTTGAAATCTATACTAGAAGTTCGCTTTCAACATTTGAAATTGTTGGGCAAGAAGATGTAATTATAGAAAGGGATAGTGTTTTTACCATGAGCATGGATTACTTAAAAATATTAGATCCGGAAGGAGAATTTCCAGATAATTTTTCTATGACTTTGAATGATTCTTATGGAATTGAGATTAATGGAGACGAAGTTTATGTGACTTCGGAATCTATGGTCGACTTGTATTTGAATGTGGAAGTTTCAAATTCATCATCAGACAAGCAAGAATATTATTTCAATATCAAAGTCAAAGATAAACCCAAGATAAATTGCTTTCCCTACAAAGTAATAGATATGGGTAGTTACACGACGATTGATGCTTGGGATTTGTGTATTGAATCCTATAAGCCGTGGTACGAAGTTTACTATACAATTCATGAAGGTGAGAATTATACTGTAAGTGGAGATGACATTTATCCTGATGAAAACTTCTATGGAACACTTTCCGTCAAAATTACAGCAAATGATGGCGAATTAGATAGTGACCCTGCTTATGCAACTGTTGTGGTTCAACATATCTACTCTCATCTCGTCCCAAAAATAGATGGGCAGAAGGATATTTCCATTAAGCCCAATGAGTCTCGTATCTTATCCTTAGAGGACTTGTATATGAGTAATCTAAAGTCATCGGATGAGGATTATTCAATTGAACTAAGTGAAGGTGACGACTATTCTTATAAAGGGAGTACAGTAATTCCTGCTGAATCATATCTTGGGGAAATAATGGTGCCAATTCGAGTTGTATATCACTCAACGGAAGCAGGAGATTTGTACAGCAACAAATATACCTTGGACATTCAGGTGGAAGAGGAAGCTGTAGAAGAAGAGGAAGAAGAATTACTGTTGGATGCACCAATAAATCAACATGCTATAGTTGTCTATCCCAATCCCGTCGAAAATGAATTAAGAATTGATTTACAAAATATAAAACATGTGAACAGCATGAGTTTGGTTCATGTTTCGGGAAAAGAAATAAGTGAATTAAAAACTAAAAATACGGGCAATAACGTCATACGAGTTGACGTGTCTAGCGTGAAGCCTGGATTGTATGTTTTGATGATTGAGACCAGTATTGGAAGAAATATACATAGAGTTCGAATCAAATAA
- a CDS encoding aminopeptidase P family protein: MFSKNTYIQRRNRLKKDVGHGLIVLLGNEESSINFKDNWYHFRQDSSFLYFCAVALPSLTAIFDCDSGEETIFGDELTIDDVVWTGPQPSIASLAEKSGITNTAANSQLEIVIKKAINSGRTVHFIPPYREEHVTKLATWTGKSVAEIRSGESVPLIKAIIAQRNIKTAEEIVELHKAVDLTADMHLAAMKYAKPGMKEAEIAAKVNQVALAGEGQLSFPIIMTKNGQVLHNHYHGNTIQEGDMILCDTGAEIASGYAGDMTRTFPVAAQFSNTQRELYQTVLNAHEAAIAALKPGVRYKDIHLLACAELAKGLTEVGLMKGDPKEAVAAGAHTMFFQCGLGHMMGMDVHDMENLGEPYVGYSDSLKKSTEFGLKSLRLGKELEAGFVITVEPGIYIIPELIDRWKAENKCAEFLNYDKLESYKSFGGIRIEEDFVITENGADLLGKPVAKTVQDVEDIRKEALQS; this comes from the coding sequence ATGTTCAGCAAAAACACATACATCCAAAGAAGAAATAGACTTAAAAAAGACGTTGGCCATGGGCTAATTGTCTTATTAGGCAATGAAGAAAGCAGCATCAATTTCAAAGACAATTGGTACCACTTTCGTCAGGATAGCTCCTTTCTCTATTTCTGTGCTGTGGCACTTCCCAGTCTTACGGCCATTTTCGATTGTGATAGCGGCGAAGAAACCATATTCGGTGATGAATTGACCATTGATGATGTGGTATGGACTGGTCCACAACCTAGCATTGCGTCTCTGGCAGAAAAAAGCGGTATTACTAACACGGCTGCTAATAGCCAACTAGAAATTGTCATAAAAAAAGCCATCAACAGTGGCCGTACTGTTCATTTCATTCCACCGTATAGAGAAGAGCATGTAACCAAACTTGCTACCTGGACAGGCAAGTCTGTAGCTGAAATTAGATCAGGAGAATCCGTGCCTTTGATTAAAGCCATCATTGCACAAAGAAATATCAAAACTGCCGAAGAAATCGTAGAGCTACATAAGGCAGTGGACCTTACTGCAGACATGCATTTGGCTGCCATGAAATATGCGAAACCTGGCATGAAAGAAGCAGAGATCGCCGCTAAAGTAAATCAGGTCGCTTTGGCCGGAGAAGGTCAGTTATCATTTCCTATTATCATGACCAAAAATGGTCAGGTACTACACAATCACTACCATGGCAATACGATTCAGGAAGGGGATATGATTCTATGCGACACAGGGGCTGAAATTGCTTCAGGTTATGCTGGGGACATGACTCGCACTTTTCCAGTAGCCGCTCAATTTTCTAACACCCAGCGTGAACTTTATCAGACGGTTTTGAATGCGCATGAAGCTGCCATAGCCGCTCTCAAACCTGGCGTGAGATACAAAGACATCCACCTATTAGCCTGTGCCGAATTAGCCAAAGGGCTGACTGAAGTAGGTCTGATGAAAGGTGATCCAAAAGAAGCTGTTGCTGCAGGTGCCCATACCATGTTTTTTCAATGTGGGCTTGGCCATATGATGGGCATGGACGTCCATGATATGGAAAACCTAGGTGAACCATATGTAGGTTATTCGGACTCATTGAAGAAAAGTACAGAGTTTGGATTGAAATCTCTTCGCCTAGGTAAAGAGCTCGAAGCTGGTTTTGTGATCACAGTGGAACCAGGTATCTATATCATTCCTGAACTCATAGATCGATGGAAAGCTGAAAATAAATGTGCTGAATTCCTGAATTATGATAAATTAGAGTCCTACAAATCTTTTGGCGGTATTCGAATCGAAGAAGATTTTGTAATCACAGAAAACGGTGCAGATCTCCTTGGAAAGCCTGTAGCCAAAACTGTACAAGACGTTGAAGATATTAGAAAAGAAGCTTTACAATCATGA